GGAACATTTATCAACACATCTCGCCGCGTTCAAAGAACTAGAAAAGCAAGCGAACCAGTAGGTGGCGTAGAGCCTGACTGGAAAGTAGTTTGCAACATCGCAAAAGCTATGGGACTTGAGGGATTTGACTTCTTAAGTGCAGAAGAGGTTTGGGACGAGCTTAGAAAACTAATGCCTAAATTCTTTGGTGGTATCAGCTACTATAGACTTGAAAAACTAGGTGGCATCAGCTGGCCATGCCCTGATGAAGATCACCCAGGTACACCTGATCTTTATACTGATCATAAATCAATGCTACCTGATGGTAAATTCCGCCTAGCTCCAGTACTTTACGCTGACGATAAAGATAAGCGTGCGAGCATGGAGGCTGAATTTAAAGCCAAAATGCATATACCTGATGGCTATCCAGTAGGCTCAGGTGCAATGAGTGAAGTACCTGATGAGGTCTATCCTTGCTTATTTACGACGGGCAGAAAAGTTTATCACTACCACACAGGAACGATGACAAGAGAGTGCCCACCGTTAGAGTATGGCGCTGGCATCGAAGGTCCGCTAATCGAAGTAAGCCCTGATATCGCAAGAGAAAGAGAGCTAGAAGATGGCTGCTACGCAATGGTAGAGAATAAACGTGGTAGGATCGCAGCTAAACTTCGCGTAAATCCTGACCTTAGAGAAAGCACGATATTTACGACTTTCCACTATAGTGAGGCTGACGGTAACGAGCTTGCAAACGCACAAGATCACGACCCACTCTCAGGTATCACACCTCTTAAGATCACTATAGCTAACATAAAAAGGTTAAGCGAAGAGGAGTATATAGCATTTAGACAACAAAACGAGATGTCTATGCACTCTGAAAAACCTTATCTTTCACCTGTTAGATCATAATTTCAAGGGCGCAATGCCCTTGGATCATACAATTTACCAAAAATATTTTCTCATAGAGCCTACATTAAAAAATTTGATATAAAAATTATTTTTAATATTTATATTAAGAAAATATTATAAAATACAAATATTTTTTTAATAAAGGATAAATAATGACATTTGGAACATCTGTAGTAACTTGCTTTAGTAAGTATGTAAATTTTCAAGGAAGGGCAAGTAGATCTGAGTTTTGGTGGTTTGCCCTTTTCAATGCCTTAGTAGAAATTTGTACTTTTTTTCTTGATAAGGCTAAAGGAGAAGATACCTTAACAATATCAACTATTATAGGTTTGATATTGATTTTGCCATGGTTTTCTGCACAGGCAAGAAGACTGCACGATATAGACAAAAGTGCTTGGTGGCTTCTATTAAACATTATCGTTCTTGGTCAAATAATTATACTTATAATGTGTATATTTCCTGGCTCTCAAGGCGCAAATAGTTTTGGGGAGGATCCTCTTTTACAACCAGAAGACAGCGGTATAAAAATAGAAAATAACTAAAATTGCAAATTTTGTTTATGAGATCAAGGCATTTCATAAACAAATCAACTTCTAAGAACTAGAAAACAAAAACAACTAGAAAAATTTTAAGAAATAAAAACATAGTCAGTTCTGTCTTTTAAATTTAGAGCATGAGGAATTTAAACTCTTTTGAGCGCCTTTTGGTTTGCTTAGTCTGCTTATGGCTTACAAAGATTATTATTTAAATTTAAAATTTGGCTACTTCATAAAAAATAAATTTAGCTTGGCAGCCTTTTAAATTTAAAGCTAAAACGGGCTGTCGATTTTATAAATTTAATCCTTCCAAAGCCACCATTTTAACTTGGCTTTGTCGTGACTGGGCGTATTTGCATAGTAGCAAACCGTGCGGTAAACATAGAGGATACACCTATCACTGCCACGTCCAAGCACCTTTGTGCGCTCAAACATCTCTTCAATATCCGCGCCCTTTAGCGAAGCGATATCCTCGTAGCCAAGTGCCAGCAGATCCGCCTGCGTCGCCTCGCCAACATATGGGATTTTCTTAAAATCGCTCAAAATTTACCTCAAATTTCTTTTAAATTCCACCAAGCTCACTGCTTTTAATAAAATTTTAAATTTTATTCGTGCGCTACAAAGCTTGCTAAATTTCATCTTGCTACTACGCTAAGTCGCTATCCAAGCTTCTGGCGAGGTGGTTTAATTAAAATTTATTACGCGAAAAGTCATGCTTAAAATGACTTTAGATCAAATTTTATGCAAGCTAGGGCGCTAAATTTGCTCCAAAATTCTCTCGCAAATTTCTCTTGGGTTTGCGTTTTCATAAATCGGCCTGCCAACTACAATAAAGTCGCTGTCCTCTTGCTTTGCGCTAACTAAATTTGCAACCCTCTTTTGATCGCCAGCACTCTCGCCAAAAGGCCTAACTCCAGGGCAAAGCGTGATGAAATTTTGATCTGTCACCTCTTTTATGAGCTTGCTTTCAAAGACCGAGCAGACCATGCCGTCAAGCCCCGCTTCAAAGCTCATCTGGCTAAATTTCCTAACCGAGCGAGATAACGTATCGTTATAAACCGCTTCAAATTCGCTTTCGTTAAAGCTAGTAAGTGCTGATACAGCAAGCACCAAAGGGCGATTTTGTAGCGCATTAAGACGCTCCATAACGGTTTTCATCGCTCTCTCGCCAGCGCTTGCATGCAAATTTATCATATCCACGCCTATCTTTGAGACGACCTCAGCAGCGTCTGCCATCGTGTTTGGGATGTCATAGAGCTTTAGATCAAGGAAGATTTTAAACTCCCCTGCCCCTTTTAGCTCCTCTATAAATTTAGCTCCGTCTCTAAGATAGCTTCTAAGCCCCACTTTTAGCCAAAGATCAAGCCCTTTTAGCTCGCGCACGAGGGCTAAATTTTCATCCTTGCTCGCCATGTCAAGAGCGACACAGAGCCTCATAGATCGCCCTTTATCTTATCTAGCACGCCGTTTATAAATTTTGGCGCCTGATCGCTTCCAAGCTCTTTTGCAAGCTCGATCGCCTCATTTATGATGACAGCTTTATCTGTCTGACTAAATTTCATCTCATAAAGCCCAAGTCTAAGGATAGCAAGCTCTGTTGCACCAACCTTGCTAAAGTCGCCATCTTTTAGGTGCGGTTTTAAAATTTCATCTAGTTTTTCTTTATTTGCCAGCACCTCTTTAAAGGTCTGCTGCGCCTCATTTTTGCGCTCATTTCTTATCTTTTTCTCTTCTAAAAATTCCTCTTCAAACTCCGCAGTTACAGGGTTTATCTCGTTTGAGTAAAGTAGCGAAACTATGGCTTGTCTGACCTGATGACGCGTTGCCATTTTACTCTCCTAGCTTTTTGTATAAATTTAGCATCTCTATAACGCCTGTCATCGCTTCAAAGCCCTTGTTTCCAGCTTTGCTGCCAGCTCGCTCGATCGCTTGCTCGATGTTATCTACTGTTAGCACGCCAAATGTGACTGGTTTTGCGTATTTTAGCGTCACGTTTGCGATGCCTTTGGTAGTTTCTGCGCTTACGTAGTCAAAGTGTGGCGTTGCGCCTCTTATCACCGCTCCCACGCAGCAAACCGCGTCAAATTTACCGCTTGCAAGCACCTTTTCAAGCGCCATAGGTATCTCAAATGCGCCAGGGACTAGCACTAAAGTTAAATTTTTCTCATCGCCGCCGTGGCGTAAAAATGCATCTTTTGCGCCCTCTACCAAGCGGTCTGTGATGATGTGGTTAAACCTTGCGTTTATGATCGCTATCTTCTCATCGCCTTTTAAAGCTAAATTTCCTTCGATTATTTTCATATTTGCTCCTTTATTTTTTATGCAAGTTTAGCAAAAGCTTGTTTAAAAATAGACCCTTCGTCAAACTATCTTTAGCATGATGACGCTAAAGATGATGAGCGCTAAAAACAAGGCTTTTTTAAAATTTATCTTCTCACCTTCAAAAACTACGCCCACCACGGCTGCTCCGATCGCTCCGATGCCTGTCCAGATCGCATACGCCACCGACATAGCGATAGTTTGCATCGCATAGCTAAGTAGCGTTAGAGAAAGGGCGAAATTTCCAAGCAAAAGGATGAAATTTGCCCACTTTTTTACGCCTGTGCTTTTTGAAAATTTCGTGATAAAAAAGACGCCAGAGACCTCGCAACATCCAGCTAGTAAAAGCGCTAAAAAGTGGATCATTCTTTTATGCCTTTTAGCCCAAGCACGCCTAAAATTAGCGTCGCTATGAAAAACAGCCTAATGAAATTTGGCATGATCCCGCTTGCTACGTAGTCACTAACGATCTCAGCTATGACGATAAAAGCCGTTCCAAAGCCTACAAATACAGCATAAGAGATGCTTACGGGCAGATACTTTAAAGCCTTCATAAACGAGACAAAACTTATGCTAACAAGCAGCGTCGTAAGCAAAAATTCACTTAAATTTGACGCGTGCTTTAGCCCATACGCCCAGCCACACTCAGCCACCGCACCTAGAAATATCCATAAAAAGCCTTTATTTGACATAAATTTACTTCATGCCTTTTATGGTATCAACGATCTCTTTTACATTTGCGCTAATCGCCTTATTTTCAAAGCTATCATCGTTATTTTGTCCAACTAGCCCCTTTAAATTTCCAAAGACTCCAGGGTTAAACCTTAGCTCACTAGAGCTATAATGCCTCAAAACTTCGCCATTTCTAACAACTTCTACCTCATAAGTAAGGTAGATATTGCCCATCCTATCGCTTTTAGCAAAGGTCGCCTCGCCCATAAATTCCCTGCGGTGAGCTATCTTTATCTTTAGCTCGTCGCTAGAATTTGGATCGAGCAAATTTTCTTTTGTAAGCGCCTCTAAAATTTGCTTGTTATACTTTTTCTCGATCATCTTTGGGCTTTGATAGAAAAATTTTGTCGGTTCGTGGCGCTGCACATGAGTGTAGCTAATGCCCTCAAATTTATACTTGCCAGCAAGTGGCACCTTTGGCTGAGATGAGCCACAACCTACTAAAAATAACACTCCTAAAAGTAGCGCTAAAATCCTTTTCATCCCTCTCTCCTTAGTTTAAAAATTTAAAATTTCCTCTATCTTTAGCGTGTCATTTACGACCTTTTCAAGCTCGTCTAAATTTAGCATATTTGGTCCGTCGCAAAGCGCCTCGCAAGGGTTTATGTGCGTCTCATAGAAAAATCCATCCACCCCAACGCTAGCTGCTGCTCTAGCAAGATACGGCACAAACCTAGCATCTCCGCCACTTTTTTCGCCAAGTGCGCTTGGCATCTGCACGCTGTGGGTCGCGTCAAAAATGACCGGCGCAAATTCTCTCATCATCACCAAATTTCTCATATCAACGACTAAATTTCCATATCCAAAGGTGCTACCTCTCTCCGTTAGCCAGACGCCATTTGCCTTTGCGACCTCGTATCCATCGCCATTTACGCCGCGCGTTTCTAGCACCTTTTTAACAGAGTGCTTCATAGCAGATGCCGCTAAAAACTGCCCTTTTTTGATATTTACGACCGCTTTTGTCTTTGCAGCTGCCACGAGCAAATCAGTCTGACGGCACAAAAACGCAGGGATCTGCAGCACATCAGCCACTTCGCCAACTGGTTGAGCTTGATAGCTCTCGTGGATGTCGGTTAAAATTTTAAAGCCAAATTCTTTTTTCACCTCAGCTAAAATTTCACAACCTTTTTCTAGCCCAGGGCCACGAAATGAGCTAATACTCGTGCGATTTGCCTTGTCAAAGCTAGACTTAAAGTAAAAATCAAGCTTTGGATTTTCGTTAAATTTAACTAACCTTTTTGCCACTTCAAAAACAAGCTCCTTGCTCTCTATCACGCAAGGTCCAGCGATTAAGATCATTTTTTCTCCTTTATTTTTCTTTAACAACTAAAATTCCACTCACCACGACAAGCACGATACCTGCGAGCGCTAGGTGATTTGGCAACGCATCGCCCATAAAATAGCCAATTATAAGCGTAAAAATGACGTCTGCGTAGCTAACCGCAGCGATCACGCCAGCTTTTTTGCCAACCGCAAATGCCTTTGTCATAAACGCCTGAAAATAGTAGCCACTAAGCCCCATTAGCAAGATAAAAACGACATTGTGCCAGCTTGGCATAGCAAATTTAGAAAATAAAAAATCCAAAGGCTCGTATGTAAAAAACTCAGCCATCCCCATGCAAATAAGCGGCAAAAACGAGCCCCAAAGCATGAAGCTTAGCACGATCACGTTTGTGCCGTAGCTCTTGTTTAGCTCCTTGACACTCGTGTAGGCAATAGCCGCTCCAAGACCACTCCAAATGCCGATGATATCGGTTTTATTGATACCTAAATTTGGCTGGATAACAAGCAAAATTCCACCAAATCCTAAAAAGACAGCAAACCAGCCAAGCGAGCTTAGACGCTCCTTAAAAACAATAGCTGCGAGAATGGCTGTGAAGATTGGATTTGTCTTTTGAAATGTAAAGGCTGTGGCTAAATTTACATGTGCTACGTTATAAAAAAAGGCAAAAAGCGCCACCGTGCCCACAAAACCGCGAAACATTAGCAAGAAAAAGTGCCCGCCAGTTTGTTTAAATGGAAATTTATATATGGCGTAGATGACGATGAAAAGTCCGATCAAATTTCTAAAAAAAACAACTTCGATAGAAGGCATATCTTTGCTCAGATACTTTGCAAATGCGCCAGTCACGGCAAACATAAAGCAAGCAAAGAGCATATAAAAAATGCCAAGATGTGAAATATAAAATCTTTTTAACATCGCAAAACCTCTAAATTTAAAGCACTCATTTTAATAAAAAATGGCTTAAATTTTGGTTGATTTTTTCTTTTATTTCGGCGCTTTTAAGCGTAATTTTATACTTTATATAAGAGAAAAATTTGTATAATCAGCCATCATAAAAAGGACAAAATTTGCAAAAAGTAATATTAGTAGGCAAGCCAAATGTCGGCAAAAGCTCACTTTTTAACCGCTTAGCAAGAAGACGCATCGCCATAACAAGCGACGTTAGCGGCACTACAAGAGATACAAATAAAGCTAAGATCGAAGTTGAGGGCAAAGAGTGTATATTAATCGACAGCGGCGGGCTTGATGATAGCAGCGAGCTTTTTAAAAACGTAAAAGCAAAGACCTTGGCAGAGGCTAGAAATTCAGACGTCATCCTCTATATGGTCGATGGCAAAATGATGCCAGATGACGAGGATAGAGCCATTTTTTACGAGCTTAGCAAGCTAAATTTACCAATCGCTCTAGTCATAAATAAAATCGACAGCAAAAAAGACGAGCAAAGAGAGTGGGAATTTGTAAGTTTTGGCGCAAAAAACTCATTTGGCATTTCAGTAAGCCACAACACTGGCGTCGATGAGCTTAGCATCTGGCTAGCAAAACACTTAGAAGCGAAAGTGCAGATAAAGGCCGATACGAGCGATGATTTTGATGATTTTTTAGAAAACTATAACGACGAGGGCGAGCTAAGCGACGAGATAGACTATGAGAGCAAAAACATCAGAGTTGGCATCATAGGTCGCGTAAATGTCGGCAAAAGCTCACTTCTAAATGCCCTTGTAAAAGAGAGCCGCGCCGTTGTTAGCGACGTGGCAGGCACTACGATCGACCCGGTCAATGAAATTTACGAGCATGATGGCAGAGTTTTTGAGTTTGTCGATACCGCTGGTATCAGAAAGCGCGGCAAGATCGAGGGTATCGAGAGATACGCGCTAAATAGAACTGAGAAAATTTTAGAAGAGACGGACGTGGCGCTACTAGTACTTGATAGCTCTGAGCCACTAACTGAGCTTGATGAGCGCATCGCTGGCATCGCCTCGAAATTTGAGCTTGGCGTCATCATCGTGCTAAACAAATGGGACAAAAGCAGTGAAGAATTTGACGAGCTTTGCAAGGAGATAAAAGATAGGTTTAAATTTCTCGCATACGCACCGATCATCAGCGTTTCGGCACTTGGCGGCAAAAGAGTGCATAAAATTTACCCGCTCATAGTTGAAATTTATAAAAACTACACCCAAAAAATCCAAACTTCAAAGCTAAATGAAGTGATCGGCGAAGCGACCAAAGCGCATCCACTGCCACGAGATAAAGGCAGGGTCGTGAAAATCTACTACGCAGTGCAGTTTAAAACAGCGCCTATCATGATAGCACTCATCATGAACCGCCCAAAATGCCTGCACTTTAGCTACAAACGCTACCTAACAAACAAGCTTAGAGAGAGCTTTAGCTTAGCTGGCGTGCCTATCGTGCTAATCCCTAAAAAACGTGGAGAGAGTAATGAAGACAAAGAACAATAATATCGTTTTGATAGGGTTTATGGGTGTTGGCAAGGGCACAACCGCAAGGGCACTAAGTAAGGCGCTAAAGACGATGAACCTTGACTGCGATGATCTTCTTGAAAGCTCGCAAAATATGAAGATAAAAACCATATTTGAAGAGTACGGAGAGGAGCATTTTAGGCAGCTTGAGAAAGACCTTGCTAAATTTCTAGCGACAAATGTCAAAAATGCGATCATCTCGACAGGTGGCGGCTTTGCGAAGGTTAAAAATTTAAAGAAAATTGGCACTATAATCTATCTAAAAGCAAGCTTTGGTGCGATCATGCAGAGGCTAAAAAATAGCAAAAATAGCGAGAAAAAACTCGCCAAACGCCCACTTTTAAGCGACCTAAAAAAGGCTGAGGCACTTCATCTGGAGCGAGAAAAGCTCTACGAGAAAAAGGCTGATTATATCGTTGAAGTCGAGGGCAAAACTCCAAAACAGATCGTAAAAGAGATAAGGATACTTTTAAAAGTTTAGTTGCAAAGTGGCGAGGGCTACTTGCAACGATAAATTTCAAGATCAGGCTAGATGGCTGTCTGGCGTGGTGTTGGAATTTGTGATGTTGGGCCAAATTTAACGTTTTGTAGTGAGAAATTTTGGCGAAATTTTGAGATGAATTTTTGCTTCACTTTGATAGAGCGTTAAAGCAGCAAATGTTGTGCAGTCAAATTTTAATCAAGACTAGGCATTTAGCCTACGAGATAAATTTTAAGATCAAGCTAGACACATAAAGTCTAACGTGATGTTAAAATTTAAACGTTTTGGCGAAGAGTTTTTTGTTTAGGCGAGGCGAAATTTTGTTTTTAAGTGAGAGCTAGAGCTAGCAAACTAAATTTTAAGATTAGGCTAGATAAAAATATCTACCCTGATGTTGAAATTTAACAAAGCATTTTGGCGAAGTATCGTGAGATGATTTTGATAGTTGTGTAGAAATTTTAAGCCGAGGCTAGACACATAGTCTGCCAAAAGCTTAAAATTTCAAATCTCTATCAAAAGCGCTCGCGAGAAAAAGCCAAAAACGAAAGGATAAGATGAGAGTACTAACCGGCCTCCAACCCTCCGGCAAACTACACCTTGGCAACTATTTTGCCTCGATAAAGCAGATGGTTGATATGCAAGAAAAAAACGAGATGTTTATGTTTATAGCAAACTACCATGCGATGACCAGCCTTAGCGACGGCAAGGCGCTAAAGCAAAACACCTTTGACGCTGCATGTGCCTTTTTGGCGCTTGGGATCGACCCAAACAAAAGCACGTTTTGGGTGCAAAGTGACGTTAAAGACGTGCTTGAGCTTTACTGGGTGCTAAGTCAGCACACGCCTATGGGCCTACTTGAGCGCGCGCATAGTTACAAAGATAAAGTCGCAAAAGGTCTTAGCTCGCACCACGGACTCTTTAGCTATCCAGTTTTGATGGCAGCTGATATCTTGCTTTATAATGCGCAGATCGTACCCGTGGGCAAAGACCAGATCCAGCATGTAGAAATCGCTCGTGATATCGCTATTAAATTTAACAACGAGCATGGAGAAATTTTTACATTGCCTGAGGCAAAGATCGATGAAAATGTCGCCACCGTGCCTGGCACAAATGGCGAAAAGATGAGTAAAAGCTACGGCAATACAATCGACATCTTTGCCGATGCTAAAACGCTTAAAAAGCAAATTTCTAGCATCGTGACAGACGGCACACCGCTTGAAGAGCCAAAACAGTGGCAAAACTGCAACGTCTATAATATCGCCAAACTTTTCTTAGACGAGAGTGGGCAAAAAGAGCTTCAAGCTAGATATGAGCGTGGTGGCGAAGGTCATGGGCACTTTAAAGCTTATCTAAATGAGCTTATTTGGGACTATTTTAAAGATGCGAGAGAGAAATTTGAGCATTATCAAAATAACCCTGACGAAGTGTCTGGAATTTTAGAAATAGGAGCCAAAAAGGCAAGTAATGTTGCTCAAACAACGATAAAAAAAGTTCGTGAAGCGGTTGGAATTTACAGATAAGGAAAAATATGCAAAATTTATATCCCTACGCGCAGATAATTCACCTTTTTTGCGCGATTATCTTTGTTGGTTATCTATTTTTTGATGTGGTCATCTTAAGAGCGGCGAGCAAAAAGCTGCCACCAGAGCTTGCACAAAAAGCAAAGCAAGCCATCGGCTCGGTAGCTGTTAGGATCATGCCTATTTGCGTGCTACTTTTAGTTTTAACTGGTGGAATGATGATGAGTAACTGGGTAGGCAGCAAGGCTGGAGGCTACTTTGAGACAAATTTACAGATCGTTTTTATGATCAAATTTTGCTTAGCGATGGTGATCGTGGCTGCGGTGATAGTAAATTTAAGCTGCAAATTTATATTTAAGCGCCCTAGCCCACTTGGCAACATCCACCCTATCGCGCTTACGCTTGCGGTGGCGATCGTCTTGCTTGCAAAAGTTATGTTTATGGTTTAAGGATAGAATAAGGAGAGGATAATGATAAATTTAAAACTACTTGAGACAAACTACGATGAATTCGTAAAAAAACTAGAGGGCAAAAACGTTAAAGCTAGCCTATTAGACGAACTTTTGCACACTTTTAACGAGCTAAAGCAAAAGCGCAAAGCACTTGAAAATTTCCAAGCGATCCAAAACGCAAAGAGCAAAGAGCTTGGCGTAAAAGCAAGAGCTGGTGAGGACGTAAGTGAGCTTAAGAGTGAGCTAAATTTAAACAAAGCTGCCCTTGCTGACGCTGATGAGATCGTTAAACAATACGAAGAAAAGCTTGAGCAAATTTCATTTAGCGTGCCAAATATCACCGACGATGACGTGCCATTTGGCAAGGATGAGGACGATAACGTCTGCATAAAAACGGTGCTTGAGCCAACTAAATTTGACTTTAAGCCAAAGGAGCACTGGGAGCTAGGCGAGAGCCTTGGCTGGCTTGACTTTGAAAGAGGCGCAAAGCTCTCAGGATCTCGCTTTACCGTGCTTCGCGGCATGGGAGCAAGGCTTAGTAGAGCGCTTGTTAATTACATGATCGACTTTAACAGCTCGCGTGGCTTTGAGCTTGTAAATGTCCCTTATCTAGTAAGCTCAAACACACTTTTTGGCACCGGTCAGCTACCTAAATTTGAAGAGGATCTTTACAAGGTGCGTGACGAGGATCTCTACCTCATACCAACTAGCGAAGTGCCTGTGACAAATTTATACAATGACACCATCATTGAAGCCGAGCAGCTACCTATAAAGATGACTTGCTACTCAGCATGCTTCCGCCAAGAGGCAGGCTCGGCAGGGCGCGACACAAGGGGCATGATCCGCCAGCACCAGTTTGAAAAAGTAGAGCTTGTAAGCATCACAAAACCTGATCAAAGCGAGGGCGTGCTTGCTGAGATGATATCTTGTGCTAGCGACTTGCTAACTAGCCTTGGTTTGCCTCACCGCCACATGCTTCTTTGTAGCGGCGATCTAGGCTTTAGCGCGGCAAAGACAGTGGATCTTGAGGTTTGGCTACCAGGTCAAGGCAAATACCGCGAGATAAGCTCTATCTCTAATACTCGTGATTTTCAAGCAAGAAGAGCCAAAATTCGCTTTAAAGATGGCAAGAAAAATATGCTTGTAAATACCCTAAATGGCTCAAGTCTGGCAGTTGGCAGGACGCTAATAGCGATAATGGAGAACTACCAAAAAGCTGATGGCACTATCGAAATTCCAGAAGTTCTTAAAAGGTATATGTAGTGGCTGATGAAGAGGTTGTAGTTCTAAAACCACCTGGCGAGCAAGCAGAGCAAGCGCCTGAAGAGGCAAAAGCAGAGGCACCTGAAGAGATCGTCTCGCTTGAGAGCATCGCAAATGATGGCGTGCTTCAAGATGAGAGCATCCCAGAGCCAATACCTGTAAAAAAGAGCAAGAAAAAGCTCTTTATCATCATCGGCGCGGCTGCTTTGGTGCTTGTCATTTTGATCGCTGTTTTGCTAATTGTCTTATTAAAAAAAGATAAAAAAGAGGAGATAGATACTACAGCTATCGTAAAAAATATAGAAAACAACTACCAAACGCAAAATTTTGGCGCTTCAAAGATCGATGAGATGATAAACAAGGCTAACCAGCTCTATGAGCGTGGCAATAAATTTGAAGCGTTAAAAATTTATGAAAACATAGCTGTTTATAACCAGTCTCTCTCAAACTACAACCTCGGCGTTTCGCAGATGAAACAAGAAAAATGCGACGAAGCGATCATCTCGTTTAACAAAGCGATAACCGACCGCGAAAACACCGCAGTGAGCGCCATAAACGCCGCTGTTTGCTCGCTTGAGCTAAATAACACCAAAAATTTCAACTACTACATAGGGCT
Above is a window of Campylobacter concisus DNA encoding:
- the serS gene encoding serine--tRNA ligase produces the protein MINLKLLETNYDEFVKKLEGKNVKASLLDELLHTFNELKQKRKALENFQAIQNAKSKELGVKARAGEDVSELKSELNLNKAALADADEIVKQYEEKLEQISFSVPNITDDDVPFGKDEDDNVCIKTVLEPTKFDFKPKEHWELGESLGWLDFERGAKLSGSRFTVLRGMGARLSRALVNYMIDFNSSRGFELVNVPYLVSSNTLFGTGQLPKFEEDLYKVRDEDLYLIPTSEVPVTNLYNDTIIEAEQLPIKMTCYSACFRQEAGSAGRDTRGMIRQHQFEKVELVSITKPDQSEGVLAEMISCASDLLTSLGLPHRHMLLCSGDLGFSAAKTVDLEVWLPGQGKYREISSISNTRDFQARRAKIRFKDGKKNMLVNTLNGSSLAVGRTLIAIMENYQKADGTIEIPEVLKRYM